One Setaria viridis chromosome 3, Setaria_viridis_v4.0, whole genome shotgun sequence DNA window includes the following coding sequences:
- the LOC117850233 gene encoding GDSL esterase/lipase At1g28580, translating into MAARRSGFVPPACVLVLLCLAAGVAGEALPQYYNAIFSFGDSFSDTGNFVIINSGKLPNMPKFPPPYARCSNGRLVIDFLAEAFGLPLLPPSANKGTNFSQGANFAVMGATALDLKYFKDNNVWSIPPFNTSMNVQLQWFDEVKQTICSDPEECRAFFSKALFVFGEFGGNDYSFAWKADWSLEKVKTMVPAVVSSLVRGIERLLDEGARHVVVPGNLPAGCIPITLTMYPSEDRSEYDPRTGCLKKYNSVALYHNAMLRIALDRLQRRRPEARIVYADYYTPYIQFARTPHLYGYKRGALRACCGGGGPYNYNMSASCGLPGSTTCEDPDAHVSWDGIHLTEAPYRFIANTWLKGPYAHPPLATVVREDMVD; encoded by the exons atggcggcgaggaggagcggcttTGTGCCGCCGGCGTGCGTGCTGGTGCTGCTGtgcctggccgccggcgtggccggcgaggcgcTGCCGCAGTACTACAATGCCATCTTCAGCTTCGGCGACTCCTTCTCGGACACGGGCAACTTCGTCATCATCAACTCCGGCAAGCTGCCCAACATGCCCAAGTTCCCGCCGCCGTACGCGCGCTGCTCCAACGGCCGCCTCGTCATCGACTTCCTCG CCGAGGCGTTCGGCCTCCCCCTGCTCCCCCCGTCGGCGAACAAGGGCACCAACTTCAGCCAGGGCGCCAACTTCGCGGTGATGGGCGCGACGGCTCTGGACCTCAAGTACTTCAAGGACAACAACGTGTGGAGCATCCCGCCCTTCAACACCTCCATGAACGTGCAGCTGCAGTGGTTCGACGAGGTGAAGCAGACCATCTGCTCCGACCCCGAGGAGTGCCGCGCCTTCTTCTCCAAGGCCCTGTTCGTGTTCGGCGAGTTCGGCGGCAACGACTACAGCTTCGCGTGGAAGGCGGACTGGTCCCTGGAGAAGGTGAAGACGATGGTTCCCGCGGTGGTGTCGTCGCTGGTGCGGGGCATCGAGCGGCTCCTCGACGAGGGCGCCCGGCACGTGGTGGTGCCCGGCAACCTCCCCGCCGGGTGCATCCCCATCACGCTCACCATGTACCCGTCCGAGGACCGGTCCGAGTACGACCCGCGCACCGGGTGCCTCAAGAAGTACAACAGCGTCGCGCTCTACCACAACGCCATGCTCCGGATCGCGCTCGAccggctccagcggcggcgaccCGAGGCACGCATCGTCTACGCCGACTACTACACGCCATACATCCAGTTCGCGCGCACGCCGCACCTCTACG GTTACAAGCGCGGCGCCCTCCGTgcgtgctgcggcggcggcggcccctaCAACTACAACATGAGCGCCTCCTGCGGGCTCCCCGGGTCGACGACGTGCGAGGACCCCGACGCGCACGTGAGCTGGGACGGCATCCACCTGACGGAGGCGCCCTACCGCTTCATCGCCAACACCTGGCTCAAGGGACCCTACGCGcacccgccgctcgccaccgtcGTCCGCGAGGACATGGTCGACTGA
- the LOC117850234 gene encoding protein Iojap-related, mitochondrial-like: MARFKRAQHRGFQEEGDGSQGRPETGTATAFSAAALLELPEVEKVLRDVRAGDVRIFPVGVGGVHGGACADYMVVATGRSDWHVCNIAQALLYKPLVISGSIIIHALEERAREDYDLESIWSKEVYHNTSVQVSTLIIVFYCCFRR; this comes from the exons ATGGCTAGATTCAAACGGGCACAGCACCGAGGCTTCCAGGAGGAAGGGGATGGAAGCCAGGGGCGGCCGGAgacggggacggcgacggcgttTTCT gcggcggcgctgctggagcTCCCGGAGGTGGAGAAGGTGCTGCGCGACGTCCGGGCGGGCGACGTTCGCATCTTCCCCGTCGGCGTGGGCGGGGTGCACGGCGGCGCCTGCGCCGACTACATGGTCGTCGCCACAGGCCGCTCCGACTGGCACGTCTGCAACATCGCGCAGGCGCTCCTCTACAAG CCTTTGGTTATCTCAGGAAGCATAATCATCCATGCACTTGAAGAAAGGGCAAGAGAAGATTATGATTTAGAAAGCATTTGGTCAAAAGAGGTGTATCATAATACTTCTGTTCAGGTTAGTACACTTATAATTGTGTTTTATTGTTGTTTCCGCAGATGA
- the LOC117849847 gene encoding GDSL esterase/lipase At5g45910 yields MATGGGRAALSLGLVLLLCALRHEVAAAQRYNAIWSFGDSISDTGNLCVGGCPSWLTTGQSPYGETFFGRPTGRCSDGRVIIDFLAEHFGLPLLPASKAGGDFKKGANMAIIGATTMNFDFFNSIGLSDKIWNNGPLDTQIQWFRQLLPSVCGKDCKNYLSKSLFVVGEFGGNDYNAALFSGRTMAEVRGYVPRVVSKLIRGLETIIRSGAVDVVVPGVLPIGCFPIYITLYGTSNAADYDGDGCLRSYNGLSSYHNSLLKRSLASLQRTYPRTRIMYADFYSQVTHMIRAPQNFGLKYGLKVCCGAGGQGKYNYNNKARCGMAGASACADPGNYLIWDGIHLTEAAYRSIADGWLKGPYCNPPIQH; encoded by the exons atggcgaccggcggcggcagggcggcgCTGTCGTTGGGGCTGGTGTTGCTGCTGTGCGCGCTCCGGcatgaggtggcggcggcgcagcggtaCAACGCCATCTGGAGCTTCGGCGACTCTATCTCCGACACCGGCAATCTCTGCGTCGGCGGGTGCCCGTCGTGGCTCACCACGGGGCAGTCGCCCTACGGCGAGACCTTCTTCGGCCGCCCCACCGGCCGGTGCTCCGATGGCCGCGTCATCATCGACTTCCTGG CCGAGCACTTtgggctgccgctgctgccggcgTCCAAGGCCGGCGGCGACTTCAAGAAGGGCGCCAACATGGCCATCATCGGCGCCACCACCATGAACTTCGACTTCTTCAACTCCATCGGCCTCAGCGACAAGATTTGGAACAACGGCCCGCTCGACACCCAAATCCAGTGGTTCCGGCAGCTCCTCCCGTCCGTCTGCGGCAAAGACTGCAAGAACTACCTGTCCAAGTCGCTCTTCGTCGTCGGCGAGTTCGGCGGCAACGACTACAACGCCGCCCTCTTCTCCGGCCGGACCATGGCGGAGGTGAGGGGCTACGTGCCGAGGGTCGTCAGCAAGCTCATCCGCGGCCTGGAGACGATCATCAGGTCGGGAGCGGTGGACGTGGTGGTGCCCGGGGTGCTGCCCATCGGCTGCTTCCCCATCTACATCACCCTCTACGGCACCTCCAACGCCGCCGACTACGACGGCGACGGCTGCCTCAGGAGCTACAACGGCCTCTCCTCCTACCACAACTCCCTGCTCAAGCGGAGCCTCGCCAGCCTGCAGAGGACATACCCTCGCACCAGGATCATGTACGCCGACTTCTACTCCCAGGTCACCCACATGATCAGGGCCCCTCAAAACTTCG GGCTCAAGTACGGGCTGAAGGtgtgctgcggcgccggcggtcaGGGCAAGTACAActacaacaacaaggcgcggtgcGGCATGGCCGGAGCAAGCGCCTGCGCCGACCCCGGCAACTACCTCATCTGGGACGGCATCCACCTCACGGAGGCGGCCTACCGCTCCATCGCCGACGGCTGGCTCAAGGGCCCCTACTGCAACCCTCCCATTCAGCACTGA